In Streptomyces sp. RFCAC02, the following proteins share a genomic window:
- a CDS encoding gamma-glutamylcyclotransferase — translation MSLYAAYAGNLDPRLMSRRAPHSPLRSTGWLTGWRLTFGGEEMGWEGALATLVESPVSDVFVALYDIAPADEEAMDRWEGVGLGIYRRTRVRVATLEGDEPAWAYVLNGYEGGLPSARYLGEIADAAESAGAPHDYVMELRKRPC, via the coding sequence ATGTCGCTCTACGCCGCATACGCCGGAAACCTCGATCCCCGGCTGATGTCCCGCCGCGCACCGCACTCGCCGCTGCGCAGCACCGGCTGGCTCACCGGCTGGCGGCTCACCTTCGGCGGTGAGGAGATGGGCTGGGAGGGCGCCCTCGCCACGCTCGTGGAGTCCCCGGTGTCGGACGTGTTCGTCGCGCTCTACGACATCGCGCCCGCCGACGAGGAGGCGATGGACCGGTGGGAGGGCGTCGGGCTCGGCATCTACCGGCGCACCCGCGTACGGGTCGCCACCCTGGAGGGGGACGAACCGGCGTGGGCGTACGTCCTCAACGGGTACGAGGGCGGCCTGCCGTCCGCGCGCTACCTCGGGGAGATCGCCGACGCCGCCGAATCGGCCGGCGCCCCGCACGACTATGTGATGGAACTGCGCAAGCGCCCCTGCTGA